Proteins encoded within one genomic window of Bacillus sp. 1NLA3E:
- a CDS encoding CoA-acylating methylmalonate-semialdehyde dehydrogenase gives MSTSIQKIKRLKNYIGGEWVDSTSKKIEIVVNPATGAVIAEIPLSTKEDVDQAVQVAKESFKTWSQTPVPKRARILFKYQQLLVDNENELSKLVTIENGKSLSEAKGEVQRGIECVEFAAGAPTLMMGKQLPDIATGIESGMYRYPLGVVGGITPFNFPMMVPCWMFPIAIACGNTFVLKPSERTPILASRLVELMTEAGLPKGVLNIVNGAHDVVNGLLEHKDIKAISFVGSQPVAEYVYKTGTGNLKRVQALSGAKNHSIVLKDANLELAAREITNAAFGSAGERCMAASVVAVEDSVADLLIRRLVDLADELKIGNGLEDSVFLGPLIREGNKVRTIDYIKSGISQGAKLVRDGRKDEVVNSAGFFIGPTIFDQVTKDMKIWQDEIFAPVLSIVRVKDLTEAIDVANVSPFANGACLYTDSAAAVRQFRETIDAGMLGVNVGVPAPMAFFPFSGYKDSFYGDLHANGTDGFEFYTRKKVLTARYR, from the coding sequence ATGTCAACATCAATCCAGAAGATCAAGAGATTGAAAAATTACATTGGAGGAGAATGGGTTGATTCTACTTCCAAAAAAATAGAAATAGTCGTGAATCCAGCAACAGGGGCAGTGATCGCTGAAATTCCGCTTTCTACAAAAGAAGACGTGGATCAAGCTGTACAAGTTGCTAAAGAATCCTTTAAAACATGGTCACAAACACCTGTTCCAAAACGAGCTCGAATTTTGTTTAAGTATCAGCAGTTGCTTGTTGACAATGAGAATGAACTTTCCAAATTAGTAACAATTGAAAATGGGAAAAGTCTTTCAGAAGCAAAGGGGGAGGTACAACGAGGAATTGAATGTGTTGAATTTGCAGCTGGAGCACCAACATTAATGATGGGGAAACAGCTGCCGGACATTGCGACAGGCATTGAATCGGGTATGTATCGCTATCCTCTTGGCGTTGTTGGCGGTATCACGCCATTTAACTTTCCAATGATGGTTCCATGCTGGATGTTCCCGATTGCCATTGCTTGTGGAAACACATTTGTGTTAAAGCCATCCGAACGAACACCTATTCTGGCATCACGGCTTGTTGAATTAATGACAGAAGCAGGACTACCAAAAGGTGTATTAAACATCGTGAATGGTGCACACGATGTCGTGAACGGACTGCTTGAGCATAAAGACATCAAAGCAATCTCATTTGTGGGTTCACAGCCTGTTGCTGAATATGTTTACAAAACTGGGACGGGAAATCTGAAGCGGGTTCAGGCGCTTTCCGGTGCTAAAAATCATTCCATTGTGTTAAAGGATGCAAACCTGGAGCTGGCAGCAAGAGAAATTACCAATGCAGCCTTTGGTTCAGCAGGCGAACGCTGTATGGCTGCCTCAGTTGTTGCAGTTGAGGATAGTGTAGCAGACTTATTGATTAGGAGATTAGTTGACCTTGCAGATGAACTTAAGATTGGAAATGGACTGGAAGATTCGGTTTTCCTTGGTCCACTGATACGAGAGGGTAACAAAGTTCGGACAATCGACTACATTAAGTCAGGTATATCTCAAGGTGCCAAATTGGTTCGGGATGGACGGAAAGACGAAGTGGTTAACAGTGCAGGTTTTTTTATTGGACCCACCATTTTTGACCAGGTAACAAAGGATATGAAAATCTGGCAGGATGAAATTTTTGCCCCCGTTCTTTCTATTGTACGAGTAAAAGATTTAACCGAGGCGATTGACGTAGCCAATGTTTCTCCCTTTGCAAATGGTGCTTGCCTATACACAGATAGTGCAGCTGCAGTTCGTCAGTTCCGTGAAACAATCGATGCTGGCATGCTCGGTGTAAATGTTGGTGTACCTGCACCAATGGCTTTCTTCCCATTTTCTGGTTACAAAGATTCCTTCTATGGAGATTTACATGCGAATGGTACAGATGGATTTGAGTTTTATACTAGAAAAAAAGTGCTGACAGCCCGTTATCGATAG
- a CDS encoding CD3072 family TudS-related putative desulfidase — translation MKRSKRILLMAHCILNQNTVIENEARAEGAVKTAANWATEEGFGIIQLPCPEFTFLGINRPPMTYEEYNTPEYRLHCREILQPALHQVDEYCKNDYEISGLLGIQGSPSCDPSYGRGVFMEELISMFAEKGINLKKLWYLPNASKPEFNGDVHFL, via the coding sequence ATGAAGCGGAGTAAAAGAATTCTGTTAATGGCTCATTGTATCTTAAATCAAAATACAGTAATTGAGAATGAAGCACGAGCCGAAGGAGCAGTGAAAACGGCAGCAAATTGGGCAACGGAAGAGGGATTTGGAATCATTCAACTGCCTTGCCCAGAGTTTACTTTTCTTGGAATAAACCGTCCACCTATGACCTATGAGGAATACAATACCCCTGAATATCGGTTACATTGTAGGGAGATTTTGCAGCCTGCCCTTCATCAAGTTGATGAGTATTGTAAAAATGATTATGAAATTTCGGGTTTGTTAGGAATCCAAGGAAGTCCATCGTGCGATCCAAGTTATGGTAGAGGTGTATTCATGGAAGAGTTGATTTCGATGTTTGCGGAAAAGGGGATTAACCTAAAAAAGCTGTGGTATTTGCCTAACGCCAGTAAACCTGAATTTAACGGAGATGTGCACTTTTTGTAA
- a CDS encoding aspartate aminotransferase family protein — MFKNKTDEMMEKDRQYLWHHMTPYREKATPTVAVAGKGSWITDINGKKYLDAMSGLWCVNVGYGREELAQAAYNQLKTMPYFPLSQSHLPAIQLAEKLNEWLEGDYVVFFSNSGSEANETAFKIARQYHQQNGEPNRYKFISRYRAYHGNSMGALAATGQAIRKYNYEPLASGFIHVSPPDNYRRSEGQTVEQFNLQCALEIEKTIIWEGKETIAAIIMEPAITGGGILVPHPIYMEKTQEICQKYGVLLIMDEVICGFGRTGKKFGHMHFNLKPDIVSLAKGLTSGYLPLSATAVRRDLYEKFKCSDEFGYFRHVNTFGGNPAACAVALKNLEIYEKEELVERSRILGERLRQELNELVEHPMVGDIRSFGFLLGIELVEDKGTKEPIATSKIDLIISECKSNGLIIGKNGATVAGYNNILALSPPLSSTDGDLEFIVTTVKKAIYKVLQ, encoded by the coding sequence ATGTTCAAAAATAAAACAGATGAAATGATGGAGAAAGATCGTCAATATTTATGGCACCATATGACTCCATATAGAGAAAAGGCAACTCCAACGGTTGCGGTAGCAGGGAAGGGTTCGTGGATTACTGATATTAATGGGAAAAAGTATTTAGATGCCATGTCTGGTTTATGGTGTGTAAATGTTGGGTATGGAAGAGAAGAACTTGCTCAAGCCGCCTATAATCAATTAAAAACAATGCCCTATTTTCCACTCTCACAAAGCCATCTCCCTGCTATCCAACTAGCAGAAAAATTAAATGAATGGTTAGAAGGAGATTATGTCGTTTTCTTTTCAAACAGTGGTTCAGAGGCGAATGAAACTGCCTTTAAAATTGCTCGTCAATATCATCAGCAAAATGGTGAACCGAACCGTTATAAATTTATTTCACGCTATCGAGCTTATCATGGTAATTCAATGGGAGCATTAGCTGCAACCGGGCAGGCCATTCGAAAATATAATTATGAACCGCTTGCTTCAGGATTTATTCATGTAAGCCCTCCAGACAATTATCGCCGTTCCGAAGGACAAACCGTTGAACAATTTAACCTTCAATGTGCATTAGAAATTGAAAAAACGATTATTTGGGAAGGGAAGGAAACGATCGCCGCAATTATTATGGAACCAGCCATCACTGGTGGCGGGATTCTTGTCCCTCATCCAATTTATATGGAAAAGACACAAGAAATCTGCCAAAAATATGGAGTTCTCCTCATTATGGATGAAGTGATTTGTGGATTTGGTCGGACTGGCAAGAAATTTGGCCATATGCATTTTAACCTCAAACCCGATATTGTCAGCTTGGCGAAGGGGCTAACTAGCGGTTACCTCCCACTTTCTGCAACAGCAGTTCGCCGTGATTTATACGAAAAATTCAAGTGTTCTGATGAGTTTGGTTATTTCCGACATGTGAACACATTTGGTGGAAACCCTGCTGCTTGTGCTGTAGCCCTTAAAAATCTAGAAATCTACGAAAAAGAGGAATTGGTTGAGCGTTCTCGAATTTTAGGTGAGCGGTTAAGACAAGAACTAAACGAACTAGTAGAGCATCCTATGGTGGGTGATATCCGCAGTTTTGGTTTTCTGCTAGGAATTGAACTGGTAGAAGATAAAGGAACGAAGGAACCGATAGCCACTTCAAAAATAGACCTAATTATCTCTGAATGTAAATCAAATGGTTTGATTATAGGAAAAAACGGGGCAACTGTAGCGGGCTATAATAATATTCTTGCCTTGTCGCCACCACTATCCTCAACCGATGGAGATCTGGAATTCATTGTGACAACAGTAAAGAAGGCGATATATAAGGTATTACAATAA